In Rissa tridactyla isolate bRisTri1 chromosome 2, bRisTri1.patW.cur.20221130, whole genome shotgun sequence, a single window of DNA contains:
- the ARL4A gene encoding ADP-ribosylation factor-like protein 4A, with the protein MGNGLSDQTPIFSSLPSFQSFHIVILGLDSAGKTTVLYRLQFNEFVNTVPTKGFNTEKIKVTLGNSKTVTFHFWDVGGQEKLRPLWKSYTRCTDGIVFVVDSVDVERMEEAKTELHKITRISENQGVPVLIIANKQDLRNSLSLSEIEKMLAMSELSSSTPWHLQPTCAIIGDGLKEGLEKLHDMIIKRRKMLRQQKKKR; encoded by the coding sequence ATGGGGAATGGACTCTCGGACCAGACGCCGATCTTCTCCAGCTTGCCTTCTTTCCAGAGTTTCCACATCGTCATCTTGGGACTGGACTCCGCCGGAAAGACGACCGTGCTCTACAGACTGCAGTTCAATGAGTTTGTCAACACTGTCCCCACTAAAGGATTTAATACGGAGAAAATCAAAGTGACGCTGGGCAACTCGAAGACGGTCACTTTCCACTTCTGGGATGTAGGCGGCCAGGAGAAGCTGAGGCCGCTGTGGAAGTCGTACACAAGGTGCACCGATGGCATCGTGTTTGTGGTGGACTCCGTCGATGTGGAGAGAATGGAGGAGGCCAAAACAGAACTTCACAAAATTACTAGGATATCTGAAAATCAAGGAGTGCCTGTCCTTATCATTGCTAACAAGCAGGACTTGAggaactctctctccctttctgaaaTTGAGAAAATGTTAGCAATGAGTGAGCTGAGTTCTTCGACTCCGTGGCATTTGCAGCCTACCTGTGCAATCATTGGCGATGGACTCAAAGAGGGACTGGAGAAACTACATGATATGATAATTAAGCGAAGGAAAATGTTGaggcagcagaaaaagaagagatga